A portion of the Halodesulfovibrio aestuarii DSM 17919 = ATCC 29578 genome contains these proteins:
- a CDS encoding NAD(P)/FAD-dependent oxidoreductase, with product MSYVIVGNGVASVGAIEGIRKVDTTTPILVVSEEDTPTYGRPLISYFLAGKIGLERVRLRPDEFYEKNNVEVKLNTRVAAIDNEAKIITTEAGEQIEYTQLLLATGGVPFMPPLKGIEGSGVYNFTTLNHAHMLLDLSKKIHRVVVIGGGLIGLKAAEALRYNGLSTAIVELGSRVLSAAFDDVAGNLVAKRLEEKGIAIRCGTTVEEILRTEQGDVIGVRLANGQKLACEAVVVAIGVVPSLALAKEAGIAVNRGIKVDDNMCSSADGVYAAGDVAEAPDMIAQEARVTPIWPNAFSQGYHAGLNMASENASPHPGGLPMNAISFYGLPTASLGHVNPAEDEPCEVFAELDEENGTYRKLIFRDEKLIGYVLVGEVDFAGLYTGFVRFGLDITPDVKEELIAGQPSALLWPEEEFDTKWTPAAE from the coding sequence ATGTCGTATGTAATAGTTGGAAACGGTGTTGCCTCTGTCGGCGCTATCGAAGGGATTCGTAAGGTTGATACAACAACTCCGATTCTCGTAGTAAGCGAAGAAGATACTCCAACATATGGACGTCCGCTGATTTCATATTTTCTTGCAGGAAAAATCGGTCTTGAAAGAGTACGTCTTCGGCCTGATGAATTCTACGAAAAGAACAATGTTGAAGTTAAGCTCAACACCCGTGTAGCTGCCATTGATAACGAAGCGAAGATTATTACCACTGAAGCCGGAGAGCAGATTGAATATACTCAGCTCTTACTGGCAACAGGCGGTGTACCTTTTATGCCTCCACTTAAAGGCATTGAAGGCAGCGGAGTATACAACTTTACTACGTTGAATCACGCTCATATGCTGCTTGATCTTTCGAAAAAGATTCACAGAGTTGTGGTTATCGGTGGTGGTCTTATTGGGCTTAAAGCTGCAGAAGCACTGCGTTACAACGGTCTTTCCACTGCTATTGTCGAACTTGGAAGCCGTGTGCTTTCCGCAGCATTCGACGATGTGGCTGGCAACCTTGTAGCAAAAAGGCTCGAAGAAAAGGGTATTGCAATCCGTTGCGGTACCACAGTGGAAGAAATTCTGCGTACTGAGCAGGGCGATGTTATTGGCGTACGTCTTGCCAATGGCCAGAAGCTGGCTTGTGAAGCTGTCGTTGTTGCCATTGGTGTTGTGCCAAGTCTTGCTCTTGCTAAAGAGGCCGGAATTGCTGTGAACAGAGGCATCAAAGTTGATGACAATATGTGTTCCAGCGCAGACGGTGTGTATGCCGCAGGTGATGTTGCTGAAGCACCGGATATGATTGCACAGGAAGCCAGAGTTACACCAATCTGGCCTAACGCATTCAGTCAGGGCTATCATGCTGGCCTTAATATGGCGAGTGAGAATGCATCTCCGCACCCTGGTGGCTTACCGATGAACGCAATTTCTTTCTACGGGCTGCCTACAGCATCTCTTGGTCATGTAAATCCGGCGGAAGACGAGCCTTGTGAAGTTTTTGCCGAACTTGACGAAGAAAACGGAACATATCGTAAACTGATTTTCCGTGATGAAAAGCTGATAGGCTATGTGCTTGTGGGAGAGGTCGATTTTGCAGGGTTATACACCGGCTTCGTTCGCTTCGGTCTGGATATAACTCCGGACGTGAAGGAAGAGCTTATTGCAGGCCAACCGTCTGCATTGCTCTGGCCGGAAGAAGAATTTGACACAAAGTGGACCCCTGCTGCTGAGTAG
- the nadB gene encoding L-aspartate oxidase, with amino-acid sequence MSDIRHYTTVLVIGSGIAGCTAALRLADEGVHCTLITSSSCLDHGNSPLAQGGIVFKSDDNDHKQLEKDILTAGHNYNSLKAVHNIATLGPHAVENILVKRLGIPFARQKAPSECEWDLTREGGHETPRILHCADYTGRAIMDGLIREIMIHPNITVMKKRTAIDLLTSHHHTDNPQFKYELENECLGAYVYNEDEERVETMFADYTIVATGGIGQIYLHTTNPHGSIGSGVAMGFRAGATVHNMEFVQFHPTAFHHHSGQKFLITEAMRGEGAKLMNSKGEYFMPKYDKRADLAPRDIVARSIVDEMLKNDDDCVYLDTSAMKHDLAKRFPTIFKRCLELGIDILKDPVPVVPAAHYSCGGILVNEHGRTTVARLYAVGECSCTGVHGANRLASTSLLEALVWADTAASHIKKSAHVPASQDLRNAVPDWKPLGHDHNDDPALIAQDWNRIRNTMWNYVGITRTSQRLARAHEDMRDLSKHLHNFYKSTPLSKRLIDLFHGCLTAYIITMAAKRNTNSIGCHYRAD; translated from the coding sequence ATGAGTGATATCCGTCATTACACAACAGTGCTCGTCATCGGTTCCGGCATTGCCGGTTGTACCGCTGCCCTGCGCCTTGCTGACGAAGGTGTACATTGTACACTTATTACAAGTAGTTCTTGTCTGGATCACGGCAACTCTCCCCTTGCTCAAGGTGGAATCGTTTTTAAATCAGATGATAACGACCACAAGCAGCTTGAAAAGGACATCTTAACTGCCGGACATAATTATAACTCTTTAAAAGCCGTTCACAACATTGCAACCTTAGGGCCGCATGCTGTGGAAAACATTCTGGTTAAACGCCTCGGTATTCCTTTTGCCAGACAAAAGGCACCTTCCGAGTGCGAATGGGATTTAACCAGGGAAGGCGGACACGAAACCCCGCGTATTCTGCACTGTGCAGACTACACAGGCCGCGCGATTATGGATGGTTTGATTCGTGAAATCATGATTCATCCAAACATAACCGTCATGAAAAAAAGAACAGCTATCGACCTGCTCACCAGTCACCACCACACTGACAATCCTCAGTTCAAATACGAACTGGAGAACGAATGTCTCGGTGCGTACGTCTATAATGAAGACGAAGAGCGCGTTGAAACCATGTTTGCAGACTACACCATTGTTGCCACCGGCGGCATCGGTCAGATTTACCTGCACACGACTAACCCTCACGGATCCATCGGTTCCGGTGTAGCAATGGGTTTCCGTGCCGGTGCAACCGTGCATAACATGGAGTTTGTTCAATTCCACCCTACAGCTTTCCACCACCATTCCGGGCAAAAATTCCTGATTACGGAAGCAATGCGCGGCGAAGGTGCCAAGCTTATGAACTCCAAGGGTGAGTATTTCATGCCTAAGTACGATAAACGTGCAGATTTAGCACCGCGTGATATTGTTGCGCGCTCTATCGTAGACGAAATGCTCAAAAACGACGATGACTGCGTCTACCTTGATACTTCAGCAATGAAGCACGACCTTGCAAAACGCTTCCCTACCATCTTCAAGCGTTGCCTTGAACTCGGTATCGACATCCTCAAAGATCCTGTACCGGTTGTTCCGGCAGCGCACTACAGCTGTGGTGGTATTCTGGTTAACGAACATGGTAGAACCACTGTTGCGCGTCTCTACGCTGTGGGTGAATGCAGCTGCACAGGTGTGCATGGCGCCAACCGCCTTGCTTCCACCTCTCTGCTCGAGGCTCTTGTATGGGCAGATACTGCAGCTAGCCATATCAAAAAAAGTGCACACGTTCCTGCAAGTCAAGACTTGCGTAACGCCGTTCCAGACTGGAAGCCGCTCGGTCATGACCATAACGACGATCCTGCCCTTATTGCACAGGATTGGAACAGAATCCGCAACACTATGTGGAACTATGTAGGGATCACCCGTACTTCCCAGCGCCTTGCACGCGCTCACGAAGACATGCGGGATCTGTCCAAGCACCTGCATAACTTCTACAAGAGCACGCCGCTCTCAAAAAGGCTTATTGATCTTTTCCACGGCTGCCTTACCGCGTATATCATTACCATGGCAGCGAAAAGAAATACTAACAGCATAGGCTGCCATTACAGGGCAGACTAA
- a CDS encoding 4Fe-4S dicluster domain-containing protein → MRRVYPNKDVCIGCHICEVACLTVHSASKDVVIAAKEEVATGLQPCKAVYDKGQISVALSCRHCDNPSCVSACISGALYKDQETGRTCYNEEQCVGCWSCLMACPYGAVRRNVTKGKIIKCDLCEGRDMPACVEACPNGALVYESR, encoded by the coding sequence ATGCGTAGAGTTTATCCGAATAAAGATGTCTGTATCGGCTGCCACATTTGTGAAGTTGCCTGCCTAACCGTACATTCTGCCAGTAAGGATGTTGTTATTGCCGCTAAAGAAGAGGTGGCAACAGGCTTACAGCCTTGCAAGGCCGTATATGACAAAGGGCAGATCTCTGTAGCCCTCAGTTGTCGTCATTGTGACAACCCATCTTGTGTATCCGCCTGTATATCCGGCGCGTTATACAAAGATCAGGAAACAGGCCGCACTTGTTATAATGAAGAACAGTGTGTCGGCTGCTGGTCATGTCTGATGGCGTGCCCTTACGGTGCGGTTCGCCGCAATGTTACTAAGGGTAAGATTATTAAATGTGACCTGTGCGAAGGCCGCGACATGCCAGCATGCGTGGAAGCCTGTCCTAACGGCGCACTTGTTTACGAATCTCGCTGA
- the secF gene encoding protein translocase subunit SecF — MGLSIIKPDSKIDFIGLRKFTIALSLVIMLLGIGSLILQGGPKYGIDFSGGVLAQVNFEQAVAPQDIKDSLAGANLQGLSVQRFGEGDTDYLLRISSVGKADTRLPQILKKQFGQNMPNNVFSIERLDMVGPKIGADLRSAALEALYFAVLLIAIYISGRFEQRWFTAGIMAAGLATGMYVLDLVGAPKQMQVLIAMLLTLGICWKLKLNYALGAVVALIHDVLITIGVLSILGKEFDLTIVAALLTIVGYSLNDTIIVFDRIRENIFQRSAPTYGEVINKAVNQTLSRTLLTSCTTLLVLVSLFFFGGGIIHDFALTLLVGVTVGTYSSIFVASPVLYAFSPDEIPEPVVESHNHADGSV, encoded by the coding sequence ATGGGTCTGAGCATTATTAAGCCAGATAGCAAGATTGATTTCATCGGATTGCGTAAATTTACTATTGCGCTGTCTCTTGTGATTATGTTGCTTGGCATCGGTTCTCTTATTCTTCAGGGCGGTCCAAAGTACGGCATCGACTTCTCCGGTGGTGTGCTTGCGCAGGTTAACTTTGAGCAGGCTGTAGCTCCTCAGGATATTAAGGACAGCCTCGCAGGTGCTAACCTTCAGGGCCTTTCCGTACAGCGTTTTGGTGAAGGCGACACAGACTACCTTTTGCGTATTTCTTCTGTTGGAAAAGCCGATACAAGACTTCCGCAAATTTTGAAGAAGCAGTTTGGCCAGAATATGCCAAACAATGTGTTTTCTATCGAACGTCTCGATATGGTTGGCCCAAAAATTGGTGCTGATCTGCGTTCCGCAGCGTTAGAAGCATTGTACTTTGCAGTACTCCTTATTGCTATCTACATCTCCGGTCGATTCGAGCAGCGCTGGTTTACTGCCGGTATCATGGCTGCAGGGCTTGCAACCGGTATGTACGTCCTTGATCTGGTCGGTGCACCAAAGCAGATGCAGGTTCTTATCGCCATGCTGCTTACTCTCGGCATCTGCTGGAAGCTTAAGCTCAACTATGCACTTGGTGCGGTTGTTGCGCTTATTCACGACGTTCTTATTACAATCGGTGTTCTTTCTATTCTCGGTAAAGAGTTTGACTTAACCATCGTGGCAGCATTGCTGACCATCGTTGGTTACTCATTGAACGATACCATCATTGTATTTGACCGTATCCGTGAAAATATCTTCCAGCGTTCTGCACCAACCTACGGTGAAGTAATCAACAAAGCTGTTAACCAGACTTTAAGTCGTACTTTGCTGACTTCCTGTACTACGTTGCTGGTACTGGTTTCTCTTTTCTTCTTCGGCGGCGGAATTATCCACGACTTCGCACTGACTCTTCTTGTCGGTGTGACCGTAGGTACCTATTCCTCCATCTTCGTTGCGAGCCCGGTGCTTTACGCATTCAGCCCGGACGAAATACCGGAGCCAGTAGTGGAATCTCATAACCACGCAGACGGTAGTGTGTAA
- the secD gene encoding protein translocase subunit SecD translates to MREGLRWRLLVAIFVLMVGVVYALPSIPAIGTSPIKKFLPEEKVSLGLDLQGGVHLVLGVDVDKALSNNLSLMGQDIRTVAREDKIFILQPRLVQNDKLEFVLLKSSQKDALDALLEKSFNRLNAESTVLDNNKVRYTLTYTSEYKKYVSDLTLDQAVKTIRNRVDQFGVAEPDIRKQQGYRIQVQLPGLSDTERAIKIIGKTAHLEFKMVREGVDPAKAAKGIVPPGTEAMKQMHRNPDGTYSESFIVVNTSAALTGDTISDARVAYDKFNKPYVAITFNSSGARRFEEITGQNVKKRMAIVLDDKVYSAPVIQEKIRGGRASISGSFTTEEAHDLAIVLRAGSLPAPVKILEERSVGPSLGQESIDQGITATLVGGALVMVFMMIYYGFSGVIANVVLLMNIIFIVAGLAAFGATLTLPGIAGIILTLGMAVDANVIIFERIREEVRRGLTPFKAVEQGFSSATLTIFDANVTTLLAAIILYQFGTGPIRGFAVTLSLGILASMFTAIFCARIIFGLWINGKPGRKLSI, encoded by the coding sequence ATGAGAGAGGGGTTGCGATGGAGATTACTGGTCGCGATTTTTGTGCTCATGGTTGGTGTTGTATATGCACTGCCTAGCATTCCGGCGATCGGAACATCCCCAATCAAAAAGTTCTTACCGGAAGAAAAGGTCAGCCTTGGCCTTGACCTGCAGGGTGGTGTCCACCTTGTTCTTGGTGTAGATGTTGATAAGGCTCTTTCCAATAATCTTTCCCTTATGGGGCAGGATATTCGTACCGTAGCACGCGAAGATAAGATTTTTATTTTACAGCCGCGTCTTGTGCAGAACGATAAGCTTGAGTTTGTACTTCTCAAGTCTTCACAGAAAGATGCCCTTGATGCGTTGCTCGAGAAAAGCTTTAACCGCTTAAATGCGGAATCTACCGTTCTTGATAACAATAAAGTTCGTTACACACTGACGTACACATCGGAATACAAAAAATACGTGTCTGACCTTACCTTGGATCAGGCTGTAAAAACTATCCGTAACCGTGTTGACCAGTTCGGCGTTGCCGAGCCGGATATCCGTAAGCAGCAGGGCTACCGTATTCAGGTACAGCTCCCTGGTCTTAGTGATACCGAGCGTGCAATTAAGATTATCGGTAAAACCGCGCACCTTGAATTTAAAATGGTTCGTGAAGGGGTAGACCCTGCGAAAGCTGCTAAAGGCATTGTTCCTCCGGGCACAGAAGCTATGAAGCAGATGCATCGCAACCCTGACGGCACCTATTCTGAGTCTTTTATTGTTGTGAACACAAGTGCAGCTCTTACAGGCGACACTATTTCTGACGCTCGTGTTGCGTACGATAAGTTCAACAAGCCGTATGTTGCGATTACATTCAACAGCAGTGGCGCACGTCGTTTTGAAGAAATTACCGGTCAGAACGTTAAAAAACGTATGGCTATTGTTCTTGATGATAAAGTGTACTCCGCTCCTGTAATTCAGGAAAAAATCCGCGGCGGCCGCGCGTCCATTTCCGGTAGTTTTACTACTGAAGAAGCACACGATCTTGCTATCGTTCTTCGGGCTGGCTCCTTGCCTGCACCGGTTAAAATCCTTGAAGAACGTTCCGTAGGGCCATCCCTTGGTCAGGAATCTATCGATCAGGGTATTACTGCTACACTCGTAGGTGGCGCGCTCGTAATGGTCTTTATGATGATCTACTACGGTTTCAGCGGCGTTATTGCTAACGTTGTTCTCCTTATGAACATCATATTCATTGTTGCTGGTCTTGCTGCATTTGGTGCGACCCTTACATTACCCGGTATCGCCGGCATCATCCTTACCCTTGGTATGGCTGTTGATGCTAACGTTATTATCTTTGAACGTATCCGCGAAGAAGTTCGCCGCGGACTTACTCCGTTCAAAGCCGTTGAGCAAGGTTTCTCCAGTGCTACTCTGACAATTTTTGACGCAAACGTGACTACATTGCTTGCGGCAATCATTCTTTACCAGTTCGGCACAGGCCCAATTCGTGGTTTTGCGGTAACGCTTAGCCTCGGTATCTTGGCTTCAATGTTCACAGCTATCTTCTGCGCACGTATCATCTTTGGTCTCTGGATCAACGGTAAGCCGGGCAGAAAGCTCAGCATATAA
- a CDS encoding UbiA family prenyltransferase: protein MNVYRLEAKTDMRRFISNLQVLARIPVSVAVAAISMLGYLLYSPEFSCALFAAGFGSFFLCAGCSALNQVQEKRTDGYFSRTMSRPLPQGYISSRTALMIAVLWIALAVSFYAMTLSSRTLLLTFMVLVIYNGLYTAMKRRTPFALLIGSVAGAMPPLMGWVAAGGSMFDPLILTNFIIWYLVQIPHAWLRIYEHKEEYLSRFSPIPVSYFVITHQKMLMRVWYFAYVCSVMLFALVCTRGLGVPSLVGTILGSVFLLGSMVPLTRLITVYLFDIASACLLMGAVIVQL, encoded by the coding sequence ATGAATGTCTATCGCTTAGAAGCTAAGACGGATATGCGCAGATTTATTTCCAACCTGCAAGTGTTGGCACGCATCCCTGTTTCAGTTGCGGTGGCTGCTATATCTATGCTCGGCTATCTTCTTTATTCACCGGAGTTTTCATGCGCTCTGTTTGCAGCAGGTTTTGGGAGCTTTTTTCTCTGCGCCGGTTGTTCCGCTCTTAATCAGGTGCAGGAAAAACGCACAGACGGGTACTTTTCCCGCACGATGTCGCGGCCTCTTCCACAAGGCTATATAAGCTCACGGACGGCCCTTATGATCGCTGTGCTGTGGATTGCACTGGCTGTAAGTTTTTATGCCATGACCCTGTCCAGCCGGACACTGCTTCTCACTTTCATGGTACTTGTAATTTATAACGGGCTGTATACCGCTATGAAGCGTCGAACTCCGTTTGCGCTGCTGATCGGCAGCGTGGCTGGCGCAATGCCGCCGCTTATGGGGTGGGTTGCCGCTGGTGGAAGTATGTTTGACCCGCTTATCCTTACCAATTTTATTATCTGGTACCTTGTGCAGATCCCGCATGCTTGGCTGCGCATCTACGAACACAAAGAAGAGTACTTATCACGTTTCAGTCCTATCCCTGTCAGTTACTTCGTTATTACGCATCAAAAAATGCTTATGCGTGTCTGGTACTTTGCGTATGTATGCAGTGTAATGCTCTTTGCTCTTGTATGTACCCGGGGGCTTGGTGTCCCTTCTCTTGTTGGAACAATATTGGGGAGTGTTTTTTTACTTGGGAGTATGGTTCCGTTAACGCGGCTTATCACCGTTTATCTTTTTGATATTGCCTCAGCATGCTTATTGATGGGGGCGGTTATCGTACAACTTTAG
- a CDS encoding glutamate synthase-related protein: MLFKPISQNFNDFVIDRDKDRCINCEVCVRQCSYEAHYWDDARQCVSHDNTKCVGCHRCEAFCPTGCLTIKKNPADFRDNALWTPTYMKHVYKQGDTGGILLSGMGSPAKKPIYWDNLQLDASQVTNPSIDPLREPMELTTFLGAKPDKVSFEETPHGPKLITKMAPQLKLNYPLMFSAMSFGSINLNLHKAMAMAATELGIAYNTGEGGLHPDLYKYGDNTIVQVASGRFGVHTDYLNAGRAVEIKIGQGAKPGIGGHLPGEKIDEEVSKTRMCPVGSDAISPAPHHDIYSIEDLLQLIYAIKESTEYKVPVSVKIAAVHNAPAIASGIVRAGADIVVIDGFRGGTGAAPTMIRDNVGIPMELALAAVDDRLRDEGIRNHASLVVAGGVRCSADAIKAIALGADAVYIATAALVSVGCTLCGRCYTGKCPWGIATNEARLKKRQNPEVAAKRLANLIRAWGHEIQEMLGGMGLNSIESLRGNRDKLRGLGLNKTELDILGVKHAGR; the protein is encoded by the coding sequence TTGCTGTTTAAGCCAATAAGCCAGAATTTTAACGACTTTGTTATCGATCGTGATAAAGATCGCTGTATCAATTGCGAAGTTTGTGTGCGTCAGTGTTCGTATGAAGCCCATTACTGGGATGATGCTCGTCAGTGCGTAAGCCATGACAACACTAAATGTGTAGGCTGTCATCGTTGTGAAGCATTCTGTCCTACCGGTTGCCTTACTATTAAGAAAAATCCGGCAGATTTCAGAGACAATGCTCTTTGGACTCCTACTTACATGAAGCACGTGTACAAGCAGGGCGATACTGGTGGTATTTTGCTTTCCGGCATGGGATCTCCTGCCAAAAAGCCGATCTACTGGGACAACCTTCAACTTGATGCCAGTCAGGTAACCAACCCGTCTATTGACCCGCTTCGCGAGCCAATGGAACTGACCACTTTCCTGGGCGCTAAGCCTGATAAAGTGAGCTTTGAGGAAACCCCTCACGGGCCGAAACTTATTACCAAAATGGCACCGCAGCTTAAGCTTAATTACCCGCTTATGTTCTCCGCTATGTCCTTCGGTTCAATTAACTTGAACCTGCATAAGGCAATGGCAATGGCAGCAACTGAGCTTGGTATTGCTTATAATACCGGTGAGGGTGGTTTGCACCCTGATCTGTACAAGTATGGAGACAATACCATCGTACAGGTTGCATCAGGCCGCTTTGGTGTACACACAGATTATTTGAATGCTGGTCGTGCTGTAGAAATTAAGATCGGTCAGGGTGCTAAGCCGGGTATCGGCGGCCACTTACCGGGTGAAAAGATCGACGAAGAGGTTTCCAAAACCCGTATGTGTCCGGTCGGTTCAGATGCAATTTCTCCTGCACCACACCACGATATTTATTCTATTGAAGATTTGCTTCAGCTTATCTACGCAATTAAGGAATCAACAGAATATAAGGTCCCAGTGTCTGTAAAGATTGCTGCTGTACATAATGCTCCGGCGATTGCTTCCGGTATTGTACGCGCAGGTGCAGATATTGTTGTTATTGACGGCTTCAGAGGTGGTACAGGTGCTGCACCTACCATGATCCGCGATAACGTAGGCATTCCGATGGAACTTGCTCTTGCTGCGGTTGATGACCGTTTGCGTGACGAGGGGATTCGTAACCACGCATCTCTGGTTGTTGCCGGTGGTGTACGCTGTTCTGCGGATGCTATTAAAGCAATTGCACTTGGTGCGGATGCTGTTTACATCGCGACTGCTGCCTTGGTTTCTGTTGGCTGTACTCTTTGTGGACGTTGCTACACAGGTAAATGTCCTTGGGGTATTGCTACCAACGAAGCACGTCTTAAAAAACGTCAGAATCCTGAAGTTGCTGCTAAGCGTCTTGCTAACCTCATCCGCGCATGGGGACACGAGATTCAGGAAATGCTCGGCGGTATGGGACTTAACTCCATTGAAAGCTTGCGTGGTAACCGCGATAAGCTGCGTGGACTTGGTCTTAATAAAACTGAGCTGGACATTCTCGGCGTTAAACACGCAGGACGGTAG
- the yajC gene encoding preprotein translocase subunit YajC: MFFPEAAWAMGAVGGQAGQEGSPIAAFVPLALMFVIFYFLLIRPQQKRAKEHKALLDNLQKGQSVVTAGGLIGTIVAIKEDIISVDLGDTTVQVGRQYISGLKPSAGAAKKAKDGKKK, translated from the coding sequence ATGTTCTTTCCAGAAGCAGCATGGGCAATGGGCGCAGTAGGCGGTCAGGCAGGTCAGGAAGGCAGCCCTATCGCAGCCTTCGTACCCCTCGCTTTGATGTTTGTTATCTTTTACTTCCTTCTCATCCGTCCTCAGCAAAAAAGAGCTAAAGAGCACAAAGCTCTGCTTGATAACCTTCAGAAAGGTCAGTCTGTTGTAACCGCCGGTGGTCTTATTGGTACTATCGTAGCGATTAAAGAAGACATCATTTCTGTTGATCTTGGCGACACTACCGTTCAGGTTGGTCGTCAGTACATCTCCGGTCTCAAGCCTTCTGCTGGTGCTGCAAAAAAAGCAAAAGACGGCAAAAAGAAATAA
- a CDS encoding c-type cytochrome, protein MKKAAVCFAIFSLLLAGVSLGMAEDTGGKKIYATCVGCHGVNGETMALGVSKPLKGQTADQVLEKLNGYAAGTFGGNKKGVMMSIAKRLKEEDRVKVAEYISTFE, encoded by the coding sequence ATGAAAAAAGCGGCAGTCTGTTTTGCAATCTTCAGCCTTCTTCTGGCTGGTGTCTCCTTGGGAATGGCAGAGGATACCGGTGGCAAAAAAATTTATGCAACATGCGTTGGTTGTCATGGCGTAAACGGTGAAACCATGGCTCTTGGGGTAAGTAAGCCGCTTAAAGGCCAGACCGCAGATCAGGTTCTTGAAAAACTCAATGGCTACGCAGCAGGCACATTTGGTGGAAATAAAAAAGGTGTCATGATGTCTATTGCAAAGCGTTTGAAAGAAGAAGATCGTGTGAAAGTGGCGGAGTATATTAGTACATTTGAGTAG
- a CDS encoding class II glutamine amidotransferase: protein MKAPNDFWHFDKDISGCGVFGVLDKKKKLIPGTMPIDAMCTMHDRGNGLGGGFAAYGIYPEHADLYAFHLMCDDQAGLDRAEEIIKMYFDIKISEPIPTRKVLAIKESPLMWRYFLSPKVDRPKWQDLSEDDYVVNIVMHINNRVQGAFVFSSGKNMGAFKGVGYPEDIADFFKLDEYSGYMWTGHNRFPTNTPGWWGGAHPFTLLDWAIVHNGEISSYGINRRYLCQHDYECNMMTDTEVVAYLIDLLIRKHGLSHEMACKVFAPPFWDEIERMPEEQREAYEALRMVYGPAMLNGPFAILVTDSEGMMGLNDRVKLRPLVIGEKDDMVFMSSEESSIREVCRDLDRVWAPKAGEPVIVKLEV, encoded by the coding sequence ATGAAAGCTCCCAATGATTTTTGGCATTTTGATAAAGACATCTCAGGTTGTGGTGTCTTTGGGGTACTTGATAAAAAGAAAAAACTGATACCGGGTACTATGCCGATTGACGCAATGTGCACTATGCACGACCGCGGTAACGGCCTTGGTGGTGGTTTTGCTGCATATGGTATTTATCCTGAGCATGCAGATTTGTATGCCTTCCACCTTATGTGTGATGATCAGGCAGGCCTTGACCGCGCTGAAGAGATCATCAAAATGTACTTTGATATTAAGATTTCTGAGCCGATTCCTACCCGTAAGGTGCTAGCCATTAAAGAATCTCCACTTATGTGGCGCTACTTCCTTTCTCCTAAGGTTGATCGTCCAAAGTGGCAGGATCTGAGCGAAGATGATTACGTGGTAAACATCGTTATGCACATTAACAACAGAGTGCAGGGTGCTTTTGTATTCTCCAGTGGCAAAAACATGGGAGCATTCAAGGGTGTCGGGTATCCGGAAGACATCGCTGACTTCTTTAAATTAGATGAATACAGCGGCTATATGTGGACTGGTCATAACCGTTTCCCGACTAACACTCCGGGCTGGTGGGGCGGAGCACATCCGTTTACCCTGTTAGACTGGGCGATTGTTCATAACGGAGAGATTTCCTCCTACGGTATTAACAGACGCTACCTGTGTCAGCATGATTATGAATGTAACATGATGACGGATACTGAAGTTGTTGCATACTTGATTGACCTTCTTATTCGTAAGCACGGTCTTTCCCACGAAATGGCATGTAAAGTTTTTGCTCCGCCATTCTGGGATGAAATTGAGCGTATGCCGGAAGAACAGCGCGAAGCGTACGAAGCGTTGCGTATGGTCTACGGCCCGGCGATGCTCAACGGCCCGTTTGCAATCCTCGTAACCGACAGCGAAGGCATGATGGGACTTAACGACCGCGTTAAGCTTCGTCCGCTCGTTATCGGTGAAAAGGACGATATGGTATTTATGTCCAGTGAAGAGAGCTCCATCCGTGAAGTTTGTCGAGATCTCGACAGAGTATGGGCACCAAAAGCCGGCGAGCCGGTGATTGTGAAGTTGGAGGTCTAG